From the genome of Tripterygium wilfordii isolate XIE 37 chromosome 6, ASM1340144v1, whole genome shotgun sequence:
TGCTACATTTTCCTAATGGAACACTAGTTCCTTCTGGTGTCACAAACAGGATGCTTAGCATTGAAAATGGCGGAAGGTCGAGTCTGTTCTTCAACAATGCAAGGCTTGTCACTCCAAATGTCTGCATAAACTCATTAATAAAGTGCCATGGAATTAGCACTTCCATCACCTTTGACAACTCTGCCACTACTGCTGTACCATTACATCGCAGTCTCCCAACTCCAAGGTTGTTTGATTCTACTAAAACCCTAAGCAGGACAAAATCTTCTCCAGCCATACATAGAAAGAGGACCCCTACTCGCCTGTAATAAAACAGAATTTTAGTTCGCTTTAAATGGTTTTTAGTTATGCCAGAAACAATTGTTAATGTCACTTACCAATGAAGACTGGAGCATCCCATTGTGGTAAATTTCTTCTCTTGTTGCAGAAATATCATATATGTCAATTCCTTGGTAAGTCTTCCACCACCTCTCAGAACTTCTCACAAGCATGCCTATATTGCCAATGCAACCTATATAAATGTATCATGACATCCAATATTTTGCATAGAAAGCAATACAAATGTGGATataagcaaaataaacaaattcatAAACATACAAGACATCGACCATTTAGACATCCAAATCGCTCAAACTAATCCCAATATCATAAACATTGAGCATTCGCACTGAAGAGTTACTACCAGATGAAACCAAATTAGTGTGCCCTTCCACCGAGTTAACAACAAAGAAGCATTCCTAAATCAGATAGCTAACTTAATATGTATAACATGTCAAGAAGCCTTGCTCAGGGTTTTGTTCTGAAGGGATGGCGATCATTAGGCCGGGATTCTGAATTTGGATTGATATTGTACCCTTGTAGCAAATCATGGATTTTGGAATACATCAAGGCCTGTGAAGGGTCACCTCCACCACTGCCTTGTGAGGGCCGTGAACTTTCCTGCAGCTTAATCTTCTCAAACAGATACTGTTTTTCAGCCTCAGCCTCACTCAAACGAAGTTTTAGATAACTGCTGGCATATTCTTCCTCAGATTTATCTGTCTTGGCGAGAGCAATCCTCTGCAGTCTCTCAGCCTCCCGTTTTGCCTCATTGGCCTTCAGCTGGAACATATCAGCCTCTGCTTGCTTAAGCCTCACAATTTTCTCCAGCTCTTCTATCTGTAGCTTCTTTTTCTGCCTCTCCAACTTTAGCTCTGTGACTTCCCTGGCCTTGTCCTCAAGCTCTCGGTCACATGCCTCGAGAGCCATGCGGGCTTTCTTGAACATTCTCAACTTCTCATCAGCAACCATCTCCATCTTCTTTACAGCCTCTTGTACCACTTCAGCAATTCGGTTGCATGCCTCCTGCGGGGCAATCAGCCGGCCACCCTCCCCATTTTCCACATTCTTTGGAAAGTCAACCTCAAGCTCTTCATATTGGAGGAAGTAGGAACACAAAATCAGAATAAGGAATTAACATGTTTCAATCTCAATGTAATAGAAAATGTAACAAATTTGAAAGAAAGAGTTCAACAAATTCAGATTAGTACTTCAATTCAAGTAACAGCAGCCCTTTcaacaaataattaattaagttatttcaCTTTCCGAATGTGCCAGTATTGTAGCTAGGAATTCATATAGAACCAGCAATAAAGTTAGATAGAAAGGTTTGCATTATGTAAGGGGACTTGAATAAACAATTACACCTGTTTGACAGTTTGCAGACTGGCACCAAACCATTTGTAAGCAGGTCGGGTAAGCCTGGTAAAATCCCACACGTTCTGATAAATCATGAACCACCCAATAGACAAGTGATATGGGATAAACACACTCATGTAACATCATCTAATTTCTGACCAATGTGCAACGGCTTAGTAAATACTTCTTAGCCTTGCCTACGTTAATACATTATATTTTTGTCAAGTTCCACGAATGGATCAGGTAAACAAGTTGAACGTCAATCATCTAACCATGTGATCGTATAGGTCAAATACTAACACCACCAGAATAGCCAAAAACACAGAGAGAAAACATATGCATGTAAGAACACACTGCAGCATGCTCTTGAAGTTCATCTTGCAGAGTCATCCAGACCATTTCAACAATTTACAATCAAGCATATAAATACCCAAGTACACACAGACTAATCTTCTCAGTGTTTAGCTTTGTACATACCTTGGAAAAACATCAATATTGCTCTGCATGCTGCCGACTCTGGAAGTCCCCCCTTCATCTTTTCTATAAGATCCTCACATTTCATAAAGAGTTTCCTTCCCCTAGGATCTTCGCTTCCACGGAAGATTCTACTAACAAAATCAAGTTCCCTCATCAGAGCATCACGGTCCCAGGCTGGTGCACAATGTTGAAATACATCTTTAACCCATCCTAACAATTCAGATGTCCGATTGCATGCCCGGCATCGGAAAAGCATTTCAGTCGGGCAAGCTCCACTTTTAACAGACGGGCCCATGCAAATTTGTCTCTCACGGATGGCACAATCAGTGTGAGTCCAGTGAGAACACAAGTCACAACCAACCCAACGGCATGTATTCACTTCAAAATCAAACTTGTTGCAGATCACACACATGCAAAGATTGCAAAAACCATTTCTATTTGCGCATATTTCACAAGTGCAATCATCAGCAGGAAGCTGGTTTTGGCATGCTATATTTCTGCACCTCTTGAACACAAAGACTTCGATAAGGGACGTCTGAGAGAGACTGATGCTTGGATGCAAAAATGCCTGAATTCCAGTATTTATGGAAACAAGGATTTCCAGCTGTACACGGTGAGTTCTAATCAATGTCTTAGCTGTTAAATCAGATCTATTCTGAACGAGTTTCTGCAAAATTAAAAATTCCTCTCGATGCTGAGAACCACCAGTCCCTTCAAGGATAGCACGAAGTCCTCCCTTTAGCTCCTCTAGGTACTCATCGGGTAGACGACGCATTTTTTCAGAGATTAAATCCACTCTTTCTCTGGCTATGTCCCGCAGAGATATCTTATCTGCACTAGAGACACGGCGAATAACAGATTGTTCAGCACATTCAACCTCTGCTTTCCCATTTTCCAACTTCTTTCCCGCAACGGCATCAGCAGTAGGCCAGGTCTCGTGGGAGCTGGCACTTTCGGTAGGGGAGTCGCGCATATTATCAGAGTTTGATCTAGGTTCCTGGCCATCAGGAGACAAGCGAGGATCAGAAGAGAGCAGGGACAGTGATGTTTGCAGCCCTCCAGCTCGCGGTTGCTGGCGTGGGGGCAGCATTTTCGATGACGACTGGTGGATGTTAGAACCAGATGATGTACCCATCACAAAATTTTGCAGAATCAGTAACTGCCACAAACCGGATCTTGAGCCATTAACACACACTATCATTTATTAACAAGCTATAGTTCTGATTTTTCATTGAAACACGATAAATTATTTCTACAAGGCACAAGCataccaaatgaagaaacaaaaaccagGTATGTATGCACGAGCAACATCACAAAAGTTAACTCAGAGAACCTGATCAGCTTATTCCAGAGGCACTTAGAAGAATTGTCGGTACAAGATCAGATTGAGAACCCGGACAAACTTATTCTGATTTCAGACATCAAAGATGATGTGTCATCTTATCTCAATATTAGAACTGAAAACCTACTAGAAATACCATGGCTGACAACAGATATTGAGAAAGCGGCTTCAATAAATTTTACCAATTCAAGCGAGTTAGTTCACAACTCCAGAAGGGAAAATTTTACACCAGGAATTTATCTCCATCTctgtttaaatatttttctcaaaattgTTAGACTAAGCTCTTCATTCAAGCATAGAAGGATcttgtttttttaatgcaaaaaaaacaTAGTTAAGAAAGATTCTTGGAGTTAAGCTCctaattgaaacaaaatcacAGTTATCAACCACAAACACATGAATAAACTGAGAAAAAGTTGAACGTAGGCCATTACAGAGCTAATCAACAAAAAACTTAACTCCATACACACAGTTAAGGCAGGTATATCATAAACACATACAGATCAGAGGAGCTATATCTGGTACATAAATTCCCCCTTTTATTTCCCGAGCAAAAGATGCGGaaagaacaatcaaaccatTCTCAATCTTaaaactgcaaaaaaaaaaaaaacaaacaaactaagCACCAGAGAAACCCACAAGCTAGTAAATTCAGGAGATACACCATACTTCACCAAAATTGACTTGAAATTAACGTAAGAAAAAAGGGCAAAAAGAATTAACAATAAGAAAAACAGTCAACATTCCTCTTCATTCTCTCAGCAGCAAAACAAAATACCGAAAGAGAACGAGGGCGAAAGATGTACTGGAAATATATCACAGAGACAGAAGAGTACTGACCAAAAACCCCAAACCAGAGCTGAATTGATCGATCGGAGTACGGAGACTGCAGAAGGAGAAGGAGCAGGGACGGATAGGTTTAATCAATATCACAAGACAGAGCACAAGAATTTTTTGACCATTTTACCCTTTCAACGGGAAAGATACGGAGCCGAAGAGCCCAAAGTGTAGCCGTGAGAGGGGCAATAGTGGACAGAAATGTCGGAAGACGGCTGTATGCTACAATTTGTAATGCTGGGATGACCGGCTTAGCCAGTGGTGGGTGCTCTTTCGGTTGGCCGGCTCGACGCGTCTTTGTTGCTGACCTGTCAATTCTCCTTATAGGCTTATACGGCTTATCTGTGTCGTTTCGTCTTTTTCTTGTTATAGCGTGCCACGTTACTACGAAAAAGCCAAAAAGGATAAACGGCGAATAATTGAGAAGAACGTTGGATTTCATAAAGCCCAAATGTGAGTTGGGCCCATTTTATCGACTGGTTAAGAAAGCCCAATTATTATTGGGTCGGATGAGCAGGGCCCAAAATATTCCTCTCCTCTGTGTCACTCTCTCACCTCAGGCTCAGGCGACTGATTTGAGCCTATTAGGGTTTCTGTTGCAGCTAATTTTGCCATCGCAGTTTCGCAATTAGGCACGGTGATGGCAGCAAGTTTCGTATCAAAGTGTTCTCGAGGTACTCCTTTCGTTTTGATCATTTTACATCTTTAAACCTCTGAAATTTTGGGTTGATTAACGGTTTTGaatgttttttcttgtttggatGCTTAGTGGGTCGATCATTGTGTGGGGGAGTCGGCAACAACTTTTCTGATTTATTTAGCACTCCGCGTGAGACGATTTGCAGTAATTTCTTGTTTCAGGTCATTAGTTTCTTTGTTTCTCCATTTCATTTCTATTGAACTGCATTGTCTTTTGGTTTACACGAGAGCTTGGATTTTACTGAAGTTTCAAAATCTGATATGATTTCAGTAAGAAAATTTAGAGTTGATGGATTGTAATAGCTCAGGGGACGTTCCTGATCATTTGGTATTTAGAAACTTTAGGCCCAGAAAAACCTTAAATTGTTGGGAGGGCTCTGAGATAGGGGCATTTGTTTTTTCTTACTCTGTTGCATGCAATATACAAATTTCTCGATGAAATTGTGAGAAGAATGGAGTACGAGAATATCCTGACCGAAGCTTTGTATATGAAACGAAAGTCTTATTGTTAAATTTGTCTACTAATTTTGTCCTTCTCTGGGCGGTACTTGAACATTTCCTATGTATGTTCACAGCAACAAAGAACCTTCATTCAGATGAGGACTGTTCTCAAAGTTGTAGATAACTCGGGAGCAAAAAAGGTTATGTGTATACAAGCTTTGAAGGGGAGGAAAGGTGCAAGACTGGGGGACACTATTGTTGCATCTGTAAAGGAAGCCCTGCCAAATGGAAAAGTGAAGAAAGGAAAGGTTGTGTATGGTGTGGTTGTACGTGCTGCCATGCAGAAAGGCCGTGTCGATGGAAGTGAGGTGAAGTTTGATGATAATGCTGTCGTGCTGGTTGACAAGCAAGGCCAGCCAATTGGGACCAGAGTATTTGGGCCGGTTCCACATGAACTTAGGAAGAAAAGGCATGTCAAAATCCTTACCTTAGCTCAGCATATTGCATGAGGTATGGATCATGTGTACCTTTGCTGCATTGTCTGATAACCTTCATGTTGGATGTTTTCCATtgtactgaaaaaaaaaaaggaggttgAATTTAATCATAATTAGCCCAAATTTTGTCCCCCTTAAATCCAAAGCTGCCTCATCCCTCAATAAGCTTGTCATTTGTATTCGATATCATCTCTTGTTGATTAATAATGCACAACAGGAAGTGTTTCACAAATGTATAAACAAATGAAAGtgcccttctcttcttctttttttcctgggtcattaatttttcattctttttctttagtgAAAATGATTGTGATTGGTTTGACAAGTTTCTCTTGTTTGTGCTCCCACAATCACTCTAAATGGTAGAAGGACTTTGCTATCAGGACTGGATTTGCAACCCAGGTTTTAGAGAGCAGAACATGAATGCCATACTACTTGTGATTCTCTTTCCATTAACTCAAGTATTAGAATATGGAAAATAGTTTTCCTTGTAGTGTGTACAAATATCAGAGTCCGATTTCTCACTGTAGcatattgaattttcttttcgAGGCAGGGGGACCGAATACTAATGGTTAGAGACAAAGTTAAATCctcaaaaagagagagaagaaagagaggggAATTAAACATGGCGGTGGTGCTTCAAGAGATCAACAGAGCTACACTGTCCTTCCTGCTCCTCCCCAGAATCACCTCAGTACCCCGATTTTCATTTTTGTAAGATGAATTTGTTTCCAATTCTAGAGGATAACAGCTGAAATGTTGATGAAAGGGCAGATTAAACAAGGCGCCTCTTTTTGTTTCACTTGTTGAGATTATTGCTTCACAGAATCAAATTAAACTGCATTGGTATCTGCGGTCGATATTTAATGAACATAATTTTGGAGGATTATAGGGTAAAGACAACAATTTTCAGACAGTGGACAATAAGTCATTTTCATCTGATAGATGAATTCAGTTCAATCTAAGCTATAAAACTGCAATATTTGGTGTGAGAATGGAAGATCTGCCTACATCTTGGTCTGGTCTTTGTGTTTTTTGCATATTCTTTCTGCTTCTGGTTGTTGCAACGCTCACCAGAAAGAGGGGAAATGACGTTAGGAGCAATGCAGGAAAGGACAATAAAGCACAAAGCTACGGCATTctgttaaattattttttgccAACCCTGGTTTGAAACTGTGTGGGTAATGGGTATTATCAATGGTTCATTCTCTCTGGTGGTAGATTATATTTTATAGAATTATGTTTGGCTAGAAACACAAGCAACATTGTAGACCAACTGCATTACGCAAGCAAGAACCCCATACAAACAAACTTCCAATTAAGAACAATCCCCATGCACAAGGCAACAACAGAAGCTTACAACCAGAACAAGGTCGATAAGGatatatatcatcaatataCTCAAAACTTGTCAGGTTAACATTCTGATGACATATGAAAAGCAAAAAAGTCGTATTCATGAACGGCGATAAGATCTCCATCTTCAGATCAGCTGCACAATTTGAGGAGATGCATTCAACCTTTGTTCCTGCACCATTGAGTGGTTTTTCCTGCAGcacaaagaaaattttgaagctATTGCGAGATTGGTTGaagttttttccttcttttttgtttcttggataacatcttcttttttgtttcaatacaAGCAGTCCGATAACAGTGATGATGATAAGGAACATTAAATCATATTCATAGCAGCATATGGACATCGATCAACAAAAACTCAAACGTTTTTTTATATGTCATATAtccaaaagaaagagaagaagtttACATTCAGAATCAAAACTATAAGTATCTAGAGGTGCAGAGTTGTATCAACATCAGAACTGTCAAAATAGAATTGCTTTGACGAATTCGCAACGCTTGGTCTTGAGTTGGTCAAGCTTGTGCCAGTCATGACTTGAAAATCAGCACGGTTGCTCTGTGATTTTAACCCAAGGGATAGAGAATCTGCAAGAAGAGATGGCTTACTTGGAAGGAACATCATCTCTTGTTGTTGCTGGTAACCCAACTTGGCAGGCTGATCATAATGCATCCATGGACAAAACGGTTCATACCCCGAATACAGCCTACGaagttctttcttttctctatcCTCCTTCACTCTTTGAAGCTCTCTAAACCTCTCCTGCAGAAGAGCTATGGAAGAACCAACCATGGTAGAATCGCCGTTCTGTCTACCCATATGAAGAGATTGCTAGATACCCTTTGTTTAACATGGAAGAGGACTAATTATATGGAAGAGTATATATAGGGAAAACCAGTTCGCCGATTAATTGATTCCCAGTTGGCCTAATATGAAACCGAATCTGGAAATGGAAGGCAAAGTCCAAGAGGAAGAGTTGAAAGAGAAGGCTGGGTTGGTGAATGTGTAGGCAAAAGGACTTTTTAAGGAGAATAAGCGTAGGAGAGAGGCCAAATGAAGTTGGAAATTAGTGTTTGGAAGTGTGTTCTGAGAAGAATATTTGGTCAGGTGATGCTTGTGTCGGCTTGTCTTATCAACATGTTGGCTTCGCAAAAGACGGTATTTTCCTTGTGCTTTTGAACATATGAAggaatattgttttttttcttccttctattCAACCGGAGGAGAATCTATGAGAAACTGCAAAGGACAAGGATTGGAAGGAGTGATGTTAGAAGCCTGCAATATGATGCCTTTTCGGTTTATCTTCTTTCACGTTTAAACGGCCAACCCAAAGTCCAACTGGTGATGAACACAATGCCTTGAAAATTTATCACATCAACAACCTGAATCAATTACCCTGGGAAATCAATTAAAGACAGATCACATGCTCAAATCATTTACTGGTCACTATTTTCCTTTGTGTTTCTTTACTTGTCCACTCACCAGTGgtatgaaaatatgaaatctaTGAAGCCACTCACCGGTGGACAAATGATGGAGCTGCAAACTAGCAACTGTCCACAAGTCAAAAATCTATATGCACCAGCACCGATACCAAAATATTTGGTGTCTGAGTGTAGACACCCGTATTTCTTCGTGGGAATTCCCATCTTTGGATGATTATAAACCAAACCAAATTCAACCAATATCCCACAGAACTCTCAGCCTGTGACCAATTTGATCTGTTTCAACCAGTTTGTCAACCTTGCAGTGTTCTCTTGCCATGATCTTGTATGTTGTTACACTAAGAGTATAATTTCTACATTCCACAAGATGAAGAAGCTTCATGCATAGATCTGACTCCCCTTCTTTCAGTAAGCCATCAACCAATATTGTCCAAACAATTTCGTCACTGCTGAAATTTTTCTCAAGCATGCCGGTGAACAACGACTGTGCTTCTTCCACTCGATTTTCCTTGCAGAGAGCACATACAAGAactttataaattgacaaacgAGGCTCAAACCCCCGCATGGTCATCACGTTAAAAATTTGAATAGCAGGTTCTACTTCCACATTTCTACAATGAGCAGCTAATAATGAGTTATATATAGCATTTTCTCGAGACAGGCCTTTCTCTTTCATAGTTATGAGCGTGACTGTGCTTGGAAACAAACCATCCTTCAGCATTTTATGGTAGAAACCAATCCCCATTTCTAATTTTCCCACCCGACAAAATCCACTGATGAGCGCTGTATATGTCTGCACATTTGGGTTACAGATCACAAGCTTGACTGATTCATCCACACGATCAACATCTCATAAGGAAGAAATAGGTGAGGTGGTATAGGTGTACACTGTTGGTTCGATCCCATTCTTGGTCATTTCATCGAGCATGTCAAGGGCTTCATCAATTCTCCCCTGGTAACACAACTCATTGATCAGATGCGAGAAAGTGATTGAATTAGGAACAATACCGTCCTTTAACATACTATAGACAACATCAAATGCTTTTTCCAAATTGCGGTTCCTACAGTGCCCAAGAATGAAAAAAGTATGGGTAAATACATCCGGGTACATATCGTACTCAAAAATCTTACTCAAAATTAATTCGGCCTCTTGAACCTTCCCTTTCTTACACAAAATATTAACCATAGTATTGAAAGTTAGGAAGCTAGGCTTAACCCCATTGTTCAACATCCGGTTGTAAACATTTCGAGCCAAACCAAGCATCTCGAACTTCCCCAGTTGAATCAAAAGCGTGTTGAAGCAATACAAACTGAACCCAAAGCCATTTGTAGAAATTCCATTCAAATACTCAATCACCCGCTCGACCTCTCCCTCATTTCTACAGGCCCCTTGACCATCAATATCCTAACATGATCCGCAGGACCAAAAGCCCGGTCACGGACAAGCCGGTTTAGCATCGAAGTGAAACAGCCCATGTCATGTTTGTAAAAAGGCCGCTTAGAAACCCAGAAGAAGAACTCCAGGACAGAGTCCGTGCTCTTGTGGGTGTCAATGATTTGGGACACAAGGTGAGGCTTTAGCTCCGGGCTTAGCCGCATCAGGTCGGGAGATTTGCGCCATTTGGAGTCGCAAAGAATGCGGCTAATTTTGGAGACTGGTAATGAGGGAGAGTTTCGCTTAGAAGAGAAGAATAAGGAGAGGAGAGGATTGGGGAGAAATTGAATGGCAGATGACGGTGACGTGAGGAGGGGCCTTAACACGACTGGTGAGGATGTGGATTCATGAGTGGTGGCGAGCTTGGAGAACTGGAGATCGTGGAGGTTTGGGGGAGCTGCAGCCTGTAGCGAGTAGAGTCGGCTAGTCCTCGAACGTGGTCATTGGAGGGCCACGCACGTTAACTGCTCGAAAGGCAGACTGTTGACTCATGCTAAACTTCTATCAAAAGTATCTTAAGTATGGATGATCAATATGTGCTGTTGATTATGAGAGAACCTACCTCTTTAGAAATTATATGAGTGAGTTTCGATTCTTACTGAACCCGTATATGAAATTACTAATGTTTACTCTACACGCGTTGTTTGTAGGTTATTGTGCAAGTCCATCGATTTATCTTACCTTGTAAACATTCCAAGGACAACGATGTAATCAACAGCACTAATTTTCAACACAAGCACATAAC
Proteins encoded in this window:
- the LOC120000105 gene encoding uncharacterized protein LOC120000105, translated to MAALRLFILLSIVAIAKSQPPNPINQTDLQIAMSDMRTWSYHGFVILLKILNGSLHDREITFLMPSDEELSKVALSLDHLQDYILSHSIPSALLLSHLLHFPNGTLVPSGVTNRMLSIENGGRSSLFFNNARLVTPNVCINSLIKCHGISTSITFDNSATTAVPLHRSLPTPRLFDSTKTLSRTKSSPAIHRKRTPTRLNIIYVNSLVSLPPPLRTSHKHAYIANATYINVS
- the LOC119999916 gene encoding OBERON-like protein isoform X1, with product MGTSSGSNIHQSSSKMLPPRQQPRAGGLQTSLSLLSSDPRLSPDGQEPRSNSDNMRDSPTESASSHETWPTADAVAGKKLENGKAEVECAEQSVIRRVSSADKISLRDIARERVDLISEKMRRLPDEYLEELKGGLRAILEGTGGSQHREEFLILQKLVQNRSDLTAKTLIRTHRVQLEILVSINTGIQAFLHPSISLSQTSLIEVFVFKRCRNIACQNQLPADDCTCEICANRNGFCNLCMCVICNKFDFEVNTCRWVGCDLCSHWTHTDCAIRERQICMGPSVKSGACPTEMLFRCRACNRTSELLGWVKDVFQHCAPAWDRDALMRELDFVSRIFRGSEDPRGRKLFMKCEDLIEKMKGGLPESAACRAILMFFQELEVDFPKNVENGEGGRLIAPQEACNRIAEVVQEAVKKMEMVADEKLRMFKKARMALEACDRELEDKAREVTELKLERQKKKLQIEELEKIVRLKQAEADMFQLKANEAKREAERLQRIALAKTDKSEEEYASSYLKLRLSEAEAEKQYLFEKIKLQESSRPSQGSGGGDPSQALMYSKIHDLLQGYNINPNSESRPNDRHPFRTKP
- the LOC119999916 gene encoding OBERON-like protein isoform X2; the protein is MLPPRQQPRAGGLQTSLSLLSSDPRLSPDGQEPRSNSDNMRDSPTESASSHETWPTADAVAGKKLENGKAEVECAEQSVIRRVSSADKISLRDIARERVDLISEKMRRLPDEYLEELKGGLRAILEGTGGSQHREEFLILQKLVQNRSDLTAKTLIRTHRVQLEILVSINTGIQAFLHPSISLSQTSLIEVFVFKRCRNIACQNQLPADDCTCEICANRNGFCNLCMCVICNKFDFEVNTCRWVGCDLCSHWTHTDCAIRERQICMGPSVKSGACPTEMLFRCRACNRTSELLGWVKDVFQHCAPAWDRDALMRELDFVSRIFRGSEDPRGRKLFMKCEDLIEKMKGGLPESAACRAILMFFQELEVDFPKNVENGEGGRLIAPQEACNRIAEVVQEAVKKMEMVADEKLRMFKKARMALEACDRELEDKAREVTELKLERQKKKLQIEELEKIVRLKQAEADMFQLKANEAKREAERLQRIALAKTDKSEEEYASSYLKLRLSEAEAEKQYLFEKIKLQESSRPSQGSGGGDPSQALMYSKIHDLLQGYNINPNSESRPNDRHPFRTKP
- the LOC119999594 gene encoding 50S ribosomal protein HLP, mitochondrial-like, whose amino-acid sequence is MAASFVSKCSRVGRSLCGGVGNNFSDLFSTPRETICSNFLFQQQRTFIQMRTVLKVVDNSGAKKVMCIQALKGRKGARLGDTIVASVKEALPNGKVKKGKVVYGVVVRAAMQKGRVDGSEVKFDDNAVVLVDKQGQPIGTRVFGPVPHELRKKRHVKILTLAQHIA
- the LOC120000106 gene encoding uncharacterized protein LOC120000106, with protein sequence MGRQNGDSTMVGSSIALLQERFRELQRVKEDREKKELRRLYSGYEPFCPWMHYDQPAKLGYQQQQEMMFLPSKPSLLADSLSLGLKSQSNRADFQVMTGTSLTNSRPSVANSSKQFYFDSSDVDTTLHL